The following is a genomic window from Ictalurus furcatus strain D&B chromosome 14, Billie_1.0, whole genome shotgun sequence.
TCTGCTAGTGTTTTATCATATGGTCATGATCAGCAGCAGACGTATACATTACTGAGAAAAGTCTTAAgtgcatgtaaataaatacagtaagcaAAGACATTTCCAAAAGTAATTAGCTGAAAGATTTTGGAAAATTAAATATGGACAGTAAAGGGCAGTAAActagtaataaatgaaatgtataatTCATTCTTTAATTCTCAAACAAGTCTGTTACACTTGTGCAATTTTATAAGGAAAATGGCTTGtggatttttccatttttgagaattgaaaactttttttgatgCACACAGATGTCTGTTTCCAGATCCCTCCAACCTGTTGTATATGAATATGGTATGTTTAGTGTTCCTTTCTTtaacaacaagcaaaaaaaaaaaaaattgtaaaatgaatgttttggatttttttttttgatgctaaTGTAAGAGACGTAAATGTCAACATAAGACAGAATTTTAAAGTATAAAGAATGCCTAAGgtgttattaatttattaacagTGTATGAAAATTTAGGATCATTTCAACGTGATGTGTACTCTACCAAGCCTAGATGATTAGAGcggaggtgtttgtgtgtgtttttgtttttttgtttattttttttttatacttccATTTTAATTAGGGAATAAATGTTTGATTAGTGGGGCTAGAGCTTCAGTCGCTGCTGGAATTGTAGTTTAATCTCAGTCATTTGGACTGACTAAACTGCTGTAGGCTTTACAGGAGTTCACGCGTCTGTTCTTCGCTGTGATGATGTGTATAAATGGACAGGAGCACTATAGGTCATGAAAACAATCCAGTTTATTTGCATGCCAAGGCCAGTGTGGAGGGACATTTATCTATAGCAAAATGTGATCGTTAGATCCCCTGAGAAAAATACCATGCAcgtctgtatttattttattgacaaATAGGTTATGTTTTggcacatacagtgccctccactaatattggcacccttggtaaatatgagcaaagaaaactgaaaatattttaaacaaacacaacacagctttatccaaaaaaaataaataaatctttgttaaatatagctgtgcaacaattattggcattcTTTTAGTTAATACTTTGGGCTGCCTCCCTTGGccaaaataacagctctgagtcttctcctataatgcctgatgaggttggcaaggtatctgagaccattcctccatacagaatctctccagatccttcaaattttgagttCCATGCTAGAGGaactcctcttcagttcaccccacaggttttatATGGGTTCACTTcagaggactgggatggccatggcaggaccttgattttgtggtcaataaaccatttttgtgttgattttgatgtatgttttggatcattgtcctgctgaagatccaaccacggcccattttaagctttcggGCAGAggaagtcaggttttcatttaatatctgttgatatgatatagtccatgatgccatgtattcaaacaaaatgtccaggtcctctggcagaaaaacagccccaaaacattaaagagccaccgccatatttaaccgtgggcatgaggtacttttccatatggctacctctctgtgtgcaccaaaaccatctctggtgtttattgccaaaaagctctattttggtttcatctgaccatagaacccgattccatttgaagttccagtagtgtctggcaaactgaagatgcttgagtttggttttggatgagagtagaggcgtttttattgaaacccttccaaacaacttgtggtgaggtaggtgacttcagattctagttttggagactttctgaccccaagacgcaactaatttctgcaattctccagctgtgatccttggagattttttggccaatcgaaccatcctcttcacagtgcgttgagacaatatagacacacatcctcttccaggttgattcataacctttccagttgactggaacttcttaattattgccctgatggtggaaattggtattttcaatgcttttgctttcttatagccacttcccattttgtgaagctcaacaaccttttgttgcAGGTCAcggctatattccttggtcttacccattgttatgaatgactaagggaatttggcctttttgtgttacctcatgtttatacccctgtgaaacaggaaaccatggttgaacaatttcctgttcctagtcagtGAAGTGtacaaaaaagttaaatatctatgggaatataaatataatatttctctcatatgaattctttttagtaacacttacttttccagcattttgttgccctgtcccaacttttttgagacgtgttgtggccattgACACGTGTTGTGGGTGCCACAATAATTGTtacatacctatatttaacaaagttatatatatatttttataaacctgtgttgtatttgcaattgtttgatatccatgagagcagagtatttttggatttttttttaaacaaaatatcaaaaggttaaacaataaagacaatttttcacagccttccttgctcatatttacaaagggtgctaatattagtggagagcattGTATGTAGTAACACTTCACACgggctaatttatttattgcatgccTACATTTcatcagcatttaaaaaaattcaattcaaaactTTAAAGAACATATAGAATCAGTTTCAAGCTGATTTAATCTATAGGTTATAGATGAAGTGCACGCAGTAGCCCTATCTAAAAAGGAATTTTCCCCATGACAGTAAGGTTCACGCATCGTGATGGGTCGCTTGCCGTTTTACTCGCCTTCGCACAGAACCTCTGGCGGATGTGAGGTCTCGCGGTTTAAACCAAACCACGCCGTCTTCCTCGTCCAACTTCCGGGCACTGCAGATCGGCGTGGGAACCTTCACCGTTTTGCCGAATTTGGAGTAATCCACGGCGTACATGCCGTCGTCCTCGGACACAGTGGGCACGAAGCGCTGACCCCACAGGATCTCCTCAGACACGTAGGATGTGCGCGCCTGTGTGGTGATGCCGGTGGTCTCCACCACGCcctccaacaccaccaccacctcgaTGTTTTCGCGCTGTAAGTCTTCAGCTGACAGCTCGTACATGGGGCTGCTCTTGTCAATCACGTGGCTGATGACGAGCGGAGACACGAGGAAGATGCTGCTTCCGCCCACCGGGTTGTCCGTCTGGATGTCGGTCTGCTCCAGCGGAATCACTTCGCCCTCGTTCGTGGTGTTGCGGCGCACCAGCTGCATGTGCACTGTGGCGCTGATGATCATGCTCTTGCGCAGGTCTCCGATGCGCACCATGAGGCACAACTTGCCGTTCCTCAGCGAGATCACCGCGTGTTTGCTGAAGATCAGGGTCTCAGCGCGGCGGCGCGCTTGCGCAGTCTTCATAAAGATGCAGCCTAGCATGATCGCGTTAATCAGCAGGCCCACAATGTTCTGTACGATCAACACTATAACTGCGGACACGCACTCCTCCGTAATCATGCGCCCTCCGAATCCTATCGTCACCTGAACTTCGATGGAGAACAAGAACGCCGAGGAGAACGAGTGTATTTGGGTGACGCACGGAACAAATCCGTCCGCGTTCGTGTCCAGGTCGCCGTGTGCGAAAGCAACGAGCCACCAGATCATGCCAAACAGGAACCAAGTGCACAGGAAAGACATGGTGAAGATAATCAGCGTGTAAAGCCATTTTAGATCCACCAGCGTGGTGAACACGTCCTGCAGAAAGCGGCCCTGTTCGCGGATGTTCGTGTGCGCTACGTTGCACGTGCCGTTCTTGTCCACAAAGCGCGACTTCCTCTGTTTAGTCTTGAATTTGGGTTGCAGGACGTCCTCCGCCAACCGGGTCAGGACATAATCGTCAGGAATAACACCTTCCCTGGACAACATTGCTGTCCCATGCTACAGCCTCCACACTTTGCTCGGTGATTGCCAAGCGCACACGGCGCAGCGTTCAATGGGCACGAGGATgttgggttgccagattgaacaCGATGTTTACAGTCCAGTCCCACGTCAAAAACGGCATTCTATAAAACATCTCAAAGAAGAACTTTTAGAAACACTCCGTGACGTTTTTGTCCTACCAAATAAGATTAAAATGGATCTAAAAACACTCTCGTCCCATAACATCGTTTCCTCTGCTCAGAGAAAGTATGCGCGCGACACCGGGG
Proteins encoded in this region:
- the kcnj11 gene encoding ATP-sensitive inward rectifier potassium channel 11 encodes the protein MLSREGVIPDDYVLTRLAEDVLQPKFKTKQRKSRFVDKNGTCNVAHTNIREQGRFLQDVFTTLVDLKWLYTLIIFTMSFLCTWFLFGMIWWLVAFAHGDLDTNADGFVPCVTQIHSFSSAFLFSIEVQVTIGFGGRMITEECVSAVIVLIVQNIVGLLINAIMLGCIFMKTAQARRRAETLIFSKHAVISLRNGKLCLMVRIGDLRKSMIISATVHMQLVRRNTTNEGEVIPLEQTDIQTDNPVGGSSIFLVSPLVISHVIDKSSPMYELSAEDLQRENIEVVVVLEGVVETTGITTQARTSYVSEEILWGQRFVPTVSEDDGMYAVDYSKFGKTVKVPTPICSARKLDEEDGVVWFKPRDLTSARGSVRRRVKRQATHHDA